GCCGGACTCGCCCGGTCGAGCGGCGCGCCGACCGTTTCGCTGGGCGACGAACCGGGTGGGGACATCCGGAACGAGGAGGCGGTCGGAAACGCCCGCGAACTGTTCGACGCCGCGGAGGAGTTCGGCCGGTCGCTTCCCGACTCAGAACTCGCCATCGGCGAAACGGTTCCGGGCGGGACGACCACCGCGATGGCGGTCCTCCGGGCGCTCGGGGAGCGTTCGGCCGTCTCCTCGTCGCTTCCGGCGAACCCGCTGGCGCTCAAACGGGAGGTAGTGGACGACGCCCTCGCGTCGAGTGGATTCGAACCCGGCAGTGCGGCAGGAACGCCGATAGAAGCGGTTCGGTGTGTCGGTGATCCCGTTTTGGCCGCGGTTGCGGGCCTGATTACGGGTGCGGCCGACGCCGGAACCGACGTGATCCTCGCCGGCGGGACGCAGCTCGCGGCGGCGGCCGCGCTGGCGCGCCACGCGGGCGTCGAGGCGCCGTTGACGCTCGCGACCACCTCGTTCGTCGCCGAGGACGCGAGCGCGGAAATCGAGGCGTTGGCGACGGATCTCGATCTCGATCTCCGAGTGACCGATCCAGGATTCGATGGGCGAACCCATCCGGCGATGGCGGCCTACGCTGCCGGCGAGGCGAAAGAAGGCGTCGGAATGGGCGGGGCGCTGTGGCTCGCCGAACGCGACGGAATCCCGATGGAAGCGGTCCGCGAGCGGATCCGGACGGTCTACGACCGGCTCACTCGCGCGTAACGCACGTCATCGCGGGCTTAAAATTCCGTTTCGGGTTCGGGAACGACCCCCTCCTCGTCAAACGCGTCGAACTCCTCGCGGAGTTCGCGGATTCTGTCCCGGATATCGGCCGCGAGTTCGAACTCCAGGTTGCCCGCGGCCTCGTTCATGCGCTCCTCGAGGGCCTGGATCCGCGCCTGTGCTGCCTCGGCGTCCTCGGGGGCGTCGCCGCTCACGCCCGAGGTGTCGGTCTTGCTTCCCGGCAGGTTGGTCTCGCCGACCTCCTTGTCGATGGTCGTGGGCGTGTAGCCGTGCTCGGCGTTGTACTCGCGCTGGATCTCCCGGCGCCGTTGGGTCTCGTCGATCGCCTCCGACATGGCGTCGGTGGTCTCATCCGCGTAGAGGACGACCTCTCCCTCGGCGTTTCTGGCGGCCCGCCCCATCGTCTGGATGAGGGTGGTCCGCGAGCGGAGGAACCCCTGCTGGTCGGCGTCCAGAATGGCGACCAGCGAGACCTCGGGGATGTCGAGTCCCTCGCGCAGCAGGTTGATCCCGACGAGCACGTCGAAC
This is a stretch of genomic DNA from Halalkalicoccus subterraneus. It encodes these proteins:
- a CDS encoding nicotinate-nucleotide--dimethylbenzimidazole phosphoribosyltransferase, coding for MIGERERRRGGTGSGRLVVVAGGTRTAGIEGSDGPISAAGADPEAMMSTPSADLEILEYGGVTRAPTVPVSPTGCPTPAVHTRAVRELLGFDVTCLDAGLARSSGAPTVSLGDEPGGDIRNEEAVGNARELFDAAEEFGRSLPDSELAIGETVPGGTTTAMAVLRALGERSAVSSSLPANPLALKREVVDDALASSGFEPGSAAGTPIEAVRCVGDPVLAAVAGLITGAADAGTDVILAGGTQLAAAAALARHAGVEAPLTLATTSFVAEDASAEIEALATDLDLDLRVTDPGFDGRTHPAMAAYAAGEAKEGVGMGGALWLAERDGIPMEAVRERIRTVYDRLTRA